A window of Terriglobia bacterium genomic DNA:
TCTGGGGCGGCTCGTTCCTGGCCGATCCATTTGGCCGCGTCATTGCCGAAGCCAGTCACGACAAAGAAGAAATCCTGATCGGTGAAGTGAACTTGAAGACGATGGAAGAGATACGGCGCAATTGGCCGTTCCTGCGCGACCGAAGAATCGATTCTTACGCGCCCATCACGAGCAGATTAATTGACTAGCCAAGAACACTTCCCTTCCTCTCTTGGTTACCGCATGCCGGCGGAGTGGGCTGCGCATGAGGCCACGTGGCTGGGGTGGCCGCACAACCGGTCTGACTGGCCCGGGAAGTTCGAGCCGATTCCGTACGTCTATGCCGAGATCGTGCGGAACCTCGCACGCGGCGAGCGAGTCGAGATCATCGTGCAGGACGCGGCGCACGAGGCCAAAGCACGCGAGGTGCTCAGGCTTAGCAACGTCGTTGCCG
This region includes:
- a CDS encoding agmatine deiminase family protein yields the protein MTSQEHFPSSLGYRMPAEWAAHEATWLGWPHNRSDWPGKFEPIPYVYAEIVRNLARGERVEIIVQDAAHEAKAREVLRLSNVVAESGKNLRFHRWPTNRGWLRDSGPIFVTRKSKQNPVVINNWRFNAWAKYGNWKLDNQVPEHVQKLTG